The sequence CGTCGACGGCCGGGGTCGTGATCGGCGTCATCACGCCCACCCCAGCTCGTGAAGCCGGTCGTCGTCGATGCCGTAGAAGTGGGCGATCTCATGCACCAGCGTGGTGTGGACCTCGTCACGCAGCGCGTTCTCGTCGTCGCAGGCCGCCAGATGCGACTCGCGGTAGACGATGATGCGATCCGGCAGCTCGCCGATGCCGTACCGCTCCCGCTCGGTCAGGGCCCACCCGTCGTACAGCCCCAGCAGGTCGAGGCTGCCGTCCTCTGGGCGATCCTCGACCACGAAGACGACGTTGTCGAGCCCTCCGACCATGTCGTCGGGGAGGGCGTCGAGCTCGTCGATCACGAGCTGCTCGAAGGTCGCGGCATCCATCTCCATCATGATGCCTCGCGTGAATGCGATCGGGGCGCACGCCGTGCGCCCCGATCGTCGGAACTGGGGTGAGTAACGGGACTTGAACCCGCGGCCCCCTGGACCACAACCAGGTGCTCTACCAACTGAGCTATACCCACCATGTCTCCCGCCTGCGCGGGCAACCAGAAGATTCTCTCACATCTCGGGGGCGAACGACGACACGATGGAGGCCGCGACCGCCCGCGCACCATCGCTGGTCGGACCCGGCTCGGGCACGAAGACCGCCTGACGGTAGTACGCCAGTTCGCGGATGGACTCGAGGATGTCGGCGAGGGCCCGGTGGCCGCCGTCCTTGGCCGGCGCGTGGATGTACGCGCGGGGGTACCAGCGCCGCGAGAGCTCCTTGATGCTCGACACGTCCACGTTGCGGTAGTGCAGCCAGCGGTCGACCCGGGGCATGTACTTCGCGAGGAACATGCGGTCGGTGCCGATCGTGTTGCCGGCGAGCGGCGCCTTGCCTTCCTGCGGCACGAACCGCTGGATGTACTCCAGGACCTGGAACTCGGCGTCGGCCACGCTCACGCCGCCGGGGATCTCGTCGAGGAGCCCGGAGTGACGGTGCATGTTGGTCACGAACTCGCTCATGTTCTCGAGCGCCGACGCGTCGGGTCTGATCACGATGTGGAATCCGGGGTCGAGAGGGCGCAGTTCGAAGTCGGTCACCACGACCGCGATCTCGACCAGTTCGTCGACCGCGAGGTCGAGCCCTGTCATCTCGCAGTCGATCCAGACGAGTCGGTCGTTGTCGGATGCCCCCACCATGTGCTCCATCCTATTGACGCCCCAGACAGCGGGCTCGGCCGTGACGCCGAGCCCGTCGCCCCTCCGGGAGGATTCGAACCCCCGACCTTGCGGGTAGAAGCCGCTCGCTCTGTCCCCTGAGCTACGGAGGGAAGGGTGGTCTCCCAGGTTACCGGGTCGGGCGCGAGCGCCGCGGACCCTGGTATCCGGGCGCGCCCCGGCGTAGCGTCGGTCGCGGAAGCACCGAAAGGAGATCGCGATGAGCACCACGCAGACGCACCACGCCCTCTGGGTCGCCTATGGCACATCGGGCGTCGCCGGAAGCATCCGAAAGGACGATGGCGGATACACCGTGACGATGGCGGGCGCGGACGGTGCCGCGGGCACGTATCCGTCGATGGAGATCGCCAAGAGCGCGCTGCACGCCCGCATGGCGCCGGGGAGCGACTGGCCGCAGTTCCGCGAGCACTGACCTCCGCCGCGGCGCACGTGCGCTCCTGGCGCCGCCGCGCCGCGCGCGATCAGGCCGCCGGCTGCGCCGAGCCCGACGCGGGCTCGGCCACGGCGGCGGTCCGCGGAGTGCGCCGCGTGTCGAGGAGCGGCAGGGCGAGGTGCACGAGCGGGCCGATGAGCACGGCGAACAGCACGGTGCCGATGCCGACGGTGCCGCCCAGGAGCCACCCCACGGCCAGCACCGAGAGCTCGACGATCGCGCGGCACAGCCAGATCGGCCAGCCGAGCCTCGCGTGCATGCCCGTCATGAGGCCGTCGCGCGGTCCGGGGCCGAAGTGCGCTCCGATGTAGAGACCGGATGCCACGGCCACGACGACGATGCCGGCCAGGAGCACCGCCACCTGGGCGAGAAGTCCGCTGACGGGTGGGACGACGGCGAGCACGAGTTGCATGCTGGTCCCGACGAGCAGGATGTTCGCGACCGTGCCGACTCCGGGCTTCTGCCGCAGGGGGATCCACAGCAGGAGCACGAAGAATCCGACGATGTTCGTGATCCAGCCGATGCCGACGCCGGTGCGCACCGAGAGGCCCTGCGCGAACACCGTCCACGGGTCGACGCCGAGGCCGGCCTCGACCGTCAGGGCGCAGCCGGCGCCGTAGAGGAACAGTCCCACCAGCAGTTGGATCACGCGACGTGGCATGTCAGCCATCCAATCGCAGAATTGGCTCGTGCTGACCGGTCCAATATGACTACGCTGGCCTCATGGACTCCCGCATCTCGGCCCGCGCACTCGCCGTCGCGCTCGGTGGGTGGCGCACGCGCGAGCCGGCGTACGAGGCGCTGGCCGACGGCATCCGTCTGCTGTGCCTCGACAACCGGCTCGCCCCACGTACGGCTCTGCCTGCCGAGCGCGAACTGGCCGCGGCGCTGCAGCTGAGCCGGAGCACGGTCGCGGCGGCGTACCGCAGCCTGCGCGACACCGGCCACATCTCGAGCCTGCGGGGATCCGGGAGCGTCACGCTGCCGCTGGGCCGGCGGGAGCCCGGTCGCGTCACGGCGCTCGAGGGCATGTTGGACCTGCAGCAGGCCAGTCCGCCGGCGTGGCCGGGCCTCGCCGGCGTCATCGGCGAGGTCGCGAGCACCGCGCCGGCGCTGGTCGCCCGGGTGGGGTACGACGTGCTGGGCCGCATCGAACTGCGCAGCGCGATCGCCGAGCGATACACGCAGCGAGGCATCCCGACCGAGCCGGGCGAGGTGCTGGTGACGACGGGAGCGCAAAGCGCGATCCACCTCATCGCCTCCGTGCTGATCGGCCGAGGGGACCGCGTGCTTGTCGAGACGCCGACGTACCCGCACGCCGTGGACGCGCTGCGAGGCGCCGGCGCCCGCCTCGTCGGCGTGCCGGTGACCACCGGCGGCGGGTGGGACCTGGACCGGGCCGAGCAGGCATTCGGCCGCACGCTGCCGGTGATGGCCTACCTCATGCCCGACTTCCAGAACCCGACGGGCCGGAGCATGACCACGCGGGAGCGGGAGGCCATGCTGCTCGCGGGGGAGCGGGCCGGCGCGGTGATCGTGCTCGACGAGACCACCGCCGATCTCGACATCGACCGCGCGCCGATCGCCTCCGGGTTCGACGGCTCCGAGCCCGGCACCGTGGTGCGGATCGGGTCGCTCGGCAAGACGGTGTGGGGCGGTCTTCGGGTGGGGTGGGTGCGCGCCGACGGTGATCTGATCCGCCGGCTCGTTGCCGCCAGACCCACCCACGACCTCGGGACGCCCGAGTTCGAGCAGGCGGTCGCCACGCGGCTCCTGGCCGGCTTTCCCGAGATCCTCGAGCAGCGATCGAGCCTGCTCCGGGAGGGCCGCGACGCGCTGGTGCGCGCCGTCCGCGAGGAACTGCCGGCCTGGAGTGTGCCGGAGGTCCACGGCGGAGTCTCGCTGTGGGTCGAGCTGGACGCACCGCTCAGCTCGGGTCTCGTGCTGGCGGCACGGTCTCACGGCGTGCTGCTCAGCGCTGGTCCGCGCTTCTCGATCGAGGGAGGCCACGACCGCCATCTGCGATTGCCGTTCACGGCTCCGCCGGAGGAGCTCACCCGTGCGGTGCGCGTGCTCGCCGACGTGTGGGACAGAGTCACGGCGGAGGCGCCGAGCGGTCTGATCGATCGCGTGGGTGCACTGGTCTGAGAAGTGCTCAGCGCGCGAACCGCAGGCAGTCGACCGCGTCGTCGGGGCTCCAGAAGTCGCCGAGATCGCGGAACGCGCGGGACGCCGCATGGAATCGTCGTGCGCGGAATCTCATGCCGCTGCCGTCGGGCACGGCCTGGACGTGCCCGAGCACGCGGCCCGACCTGTCGAGCACGCGCCAGAGCGAGGGCGCGGCGGACGCGAGCCGCACATCGGCGCCGCGCGCCAGGACGGGTGTGCTGTGCAGTGCTGCTTCGATCGTCGTCATCATGCTCTCTCCTTCTGAGTCGAAGATAGCTTCGAGGTCCGACATCGCCGCGCCCGCTGCCGGCTCCTCCACAGCGGCCGTCCGCAACCGACTTTCCCCAGATCGCGTCGGCGCGTCGGATGCCGCGGCGCGGCGGCGCGATCGTAGGTGCACCGCCGGCGTCCTCGGGCACGGGACGCCGGCGGGACCGGGGACCGTCCTCGGTCACGCAACGAGAGGAAGCGCCATGGGCGACAGCATCACGATCACGGGGAACGTCGCGACGCCCCCGGAGTTCAAGAGGACGCCGACAGGTGTCGCGATCACGACGTTCCGCGTGGCCAGCACTCAGCGACGCCACGACCCGGCCACGGGCGCGTGGAGCGACGCGGGGACCAACTGGTACACCGTGTCGGCGTTCCGCGGGCTCGCCGATCACGCGTTCCACTCCCTCAGCAAGGGCGATCGCGTCATCCTGACCGGCCGGCTGCGCCTGCGCGAATGGGACAACGGCACGCGGAAGGGCATCTCGGTCGAGATCGACGCCGAAGCGCTCGGACACGACCTGCTGTGGGGCACGACGACGTTCACGAAGGACGAACGGTCGGCGCGTGCCGAGCGGGACTCGTCGTGGGCGCCCCCGGCGCCGGAGGACGCCTGGGCCGCTCCCGGCGTGGCGTCGTCCGCGGATGCCCCGGCGACCGCGCAGGCGGCGGAGGAGGGCGCCGCTGCGCAGCCCGTCCTCGCCGGCGCGGCCGGTCCGGGGCCCGAGAGCGGAAGCGACGCGGACGTGCCGTTCTGACCGGGTTGCGGGGCGGTTCCGAGGTGGCGGGCTCTAGACTCTCCCCGTGTCCCGACATTCGGCCCGCCCCGGGCGCTCGCGTATCTCGGCACGCTCCCGTGCCGGCGCCGCTCTGGCCGCGGTGATCCTCGGCCTTGCGCTGGCCGGCTGCATGGCGACGCCCGTGCCTGATCCGTCCGCGGATCCGACCGGTTCCGGATCACCGACGAACGGGCCGAGCACGAGCCCGACGGGCACCGCGGCTCCCGAGCCGACGCTGGTGCCCGACGGCACCGCTGCCGACAACCTGCCCTTCTTCGCGGCCATCACAGCGTCGGTCTGGGCATCGGAGGGCCGTGCCACCGGTCGTG comes from Microbacterium cremeum and encodes:
- a CDS encoding metallopeptidase family protein; amino-acid sequence: MDAATFEQLVIDELDALPDDMVGGLDNVVFVVEDRPEDGSLDLLGLYDGWALTERERYGIGELPDRIIVYRESHLAACDDENALRDEVHTTLVHEIAHFYGIDDDRLHELGWA
- the orn gene encoding oligoribonuclease; translated protein: MVGASDNDRLVWIDCEMTGLDLAVDELVEIAVVVTDFELRPLDPGFHIVIRPDASALENMSEFVTNMHRHSGLLDEIPGGVSVADAEFQVLEYIQRFVPQEGKAPLAGNTIGTDRMFLAKYMPRVDRWLHYRNVDVSSIKELSRRWYPRAYIHAPAKDGGHRALADILESIRELAYYRQAVFVPEPGPTSDGARAVAASIVSSFAPEM
- a CDS encoding methyltransferase, with product MSTTQTHHALWVAYGTSGVAGSIRKDDGGYTVTMAGADGAAGTYPSMEIAKSALHARMAPGSDWPQFREH
- a CDS encoding YczE/YyaS/YitT family protein — its product is MPRRVIQLLVGLFLYGAGCALTVEAGLGVDPWTVFAQGLSVRTGVGIGWITNIVGFFVLLLWIPLRQKPGVGTVANILLVGTSMQLVLAVVPPVSGLLAQVAVLLAGIVVVAVASGLYIGAHFGPGPRDGLMTGMHARLGWPIWLCRAIVELSVLAVGWLLGGTVGIGTVLFAVLIGPLVHLALPLLDTRRTPRTAAVAEPASGSAQPAA
- a CDS encoding PLP-dependent aminotransferase family protein is translated as MDSRISARALAVALGGWRTREPAYEALADGIRLLCLDNRLAPRTALPAERELAAALQLSRSTVAAAYRSLRDTGHISSLRGSGSVTLPLGRREPGRVTALEGMLDLQQASPPAWPGLAGVIGEVASTAPALVARVGYDVLGRIELRSAIAERYTQRGIPTEPGEVLVTTGAQSAIHLIASVLIGRGDRVLVETPTYPHAVDALRGAGARLVGVPVTTGGGWDLDRAEQAFGRTLPVMAYLMPDFQNPTGRSMTTREREAMLLAGERAGAVIVLDETTADLDIDRAPIASGFDGSEPGTVVRIGSLGKTVWGGLRVGWVRADGDLIRRLVAARPTHDLGTPEFEQAVATRLLAGFPEILEQRSSLLREGRDALVRAVREELPAWSVPEVHGGVSLWVELDAPLSSGLVLAARSHGVLLSAGPRFSIEGGHDRHLRLPFTAPPEELTRAVRVLADVWDRVTAEAPSGLIDRVGALV
- a CDS encoding single-stranded DNA-binding protein, coding for MGDSITITGNVATPPEFKRTPTGVAITTFRVASTQRRHDPATGAWSDAGTNWYTVSAFRGLADHAFHSLSKGDRVILTGRLRLREWDNGTRKGISVEIDAEALGHDLLWGTTTFTKDERSARAERDSSWAPPAPEDAWAAPGVASSADAPATAQAAEEGAAAQPVLAGAAGPGPESGSDADVPF
- a CDS encoding DUF6993 domain-containing protein translates to MSRHSARPGRSRISARSRAGAALAAVILGLALAGCMATPVPDPSADPTGSGSPTNGPSTSPTGTAAPEPTLVPDGTAADNLPFFAAITASVWASEGRATGRAYVDALVAAGFDKAAMQVTRDHSTVGNPAESIQFSVRWGEECLIGQVGPATGDPVTVVVPVLAEGTCLVGQTRPIDW